In Microcaecilia unicolor chromosome 1, aMicUni1.1, whole genome shotgun sequence, the following are encoded in one genomic region:
- the LOC115460295 gene encoding E3 ubiquitin-protein ligase NHLRC1-like, whose protein sequence is MNATTSKQIRAMQDLLHVAEVNLLECKVCFEKYSQQQPRRPRNLTCGHVLCSACVSSLARPALECPFCRRACSPSETSDCLPLLHLKDILSRVANDPVSSDASEAEGPVTRLSPAGFILNFSFGGWGLLVSPTGMTVCQKLGCIAVVQDGKKRIKLFSMTGACIQQLGEKRDSSNSVRYPLDVAITSDGYLVVTDAGDRSVKVFDFKGRCKLVVRGTFCLPWGVDVNPQNEILVTDTEAGALWLLQADLRKEQVKKSQRLHSSLCQPRGVAVCPATGTLAVIEHLNTQGTRVKLFSSDMTLIGQVDSSACSLLLPSEIHMTGVAFGRGGNILVTDVQNGAVLSLGTARDFPSVRSLVTRGLCYPTAVNWLENESLVVLDSGDHSVKIFAGC, encoded by the coding sequence ATGAATGCCACGACCTCCAAGCAAATCCGGGCCATGCAAGACCTCTTGCACGTAGCAGAGGTTAATCTGCTTGAATGCAAGGTCTGCTTCGAGAAGTACAGCCAGCAGCAGCCACGCCGGCCCAGGAACTTAACCTGTGGCCATGTTCTGTGCTCAGCATGTGTTTCTTCCCTGGCACGGCCAGCCCTGGAGTGCCCTTTCTGTCGCCGGGCCTGCAGTCCTTCTGAAACCAGTGACTGTCTGCCCCTGCTTCACCTCAAAGACATCCTCAGTCGTGTGGCTAATGATCCTGTGTCCTCAGATGCCTCAGAAGCAGAGGGTCCAGTGACCAGACTGTCACCAGCAGGCTTTATCCTAAACTTTTCTTTTGGAGGCTGGGGACTGTTAGTCAGTCCTACTGGCATGACAGTGTGTCAGAAATTAGGATGCATAGCAGTGGTGCAAGATGGGAAGAAGAGGATCAAACTTTTCAGCATGACTGGTGCGTGCATTcagcagcttggagaaaagagagaTTCTAGTAACAGTGTCCGATACCCCCTGGATGTCGCAATCACTTCGGATGGCTATTTGGTTGTTACAGATGCTGGTGACCGGTCCGTTAAAGTGTTTGATTTTAAGGGCAGGTGCAAGTTAGTGGTCAGGGGGACATTCTGCCTTCCCTGGGGTGTAGATGTCAACCCCCAAAATGAAATTCTGGTGACTGATACGGAGGCAGGAGCGCTGTGGCTTTTGCAGGCAGATCTCAGAAAGGAACAAGTGAAGAAAAGCCAGCGGCTGCACTCCAGCCTGTGCCAGCCAAGAGGAGTGGCAGTCTGTCCCGCCACCGGCACTCTTGCTGTCATCGAGCATCTGAACACACAAGGAACAAGAGTGAAACTGTTCAGCAGCGACATGACATTAATTGGCCAGGTAGACAGTTCTGCCTGCAGTTTACTGTTGCCTTCTGAAATCCACATGACTGGCGTGGCCTTTGGCAGAGGGGGTAATATTTTGGTGACAGATGTGCAGAATGGAGCTGTACTAAGTCTGGGGACAGCCAGGGATTTTCCTTCTGTCCGGTCTCTTGTCACTCGTGGGCTCTGCTACCCTACTGCTGTGAACTGGCTGGAGAATGAGTCCTTGGTTGTGCTGGACAGTGGAGACCATTCTGTCAAAATATTTGCAGGCTGTTGA